A window from Thunnus albacares chromosome 19, fThuAlb1.1, whole genome shotgun sequence encodes these proteins:
- the LOC122969940 gene encoding CMP-N-acetylneuraminate-beta-galactosamide-alpha-2,3-sialyltransferase 2-like, which produces MLSTIGKIWVVVTLLCITAIGLLTRPSWSLSAFYRESSSCACRKCLTDGDPWFGELINGAPKPFLSRKYVTPEGAFNWWKYVQNEGRPYSFFNTTVHNLFQIFPPTPPFIESSPSRCITCAVVGNSGNLKGSHYGALIDYHDIVIRMNRGRTKGYEEDVGTKTTHHVMYPESAINLDNTTHLVLFPFKINDLLWLLRKFTPRENGPVKTIANKDLVMILNPGFMKYVHENWLGKKGRYPSTGFMTLALSMHMCDEVNVFGFGADRDGNWNHYFEVLRNKNFRTGPHSGTHEYDFIQQLHERKKIQLFRGW; this is translated from the exons ATGCTTTCCACAATTGGAAAAATCTGGGTTGTCGTTACCCTACTGTGTATCACTGCCATTGGTTTGCTTACTAGACCTTCATGGAGTTTATCTGCATTTTATCGGGAGTCAAGTTCTTGTGCCTGTCGCAAATGTTTAACAGACGGTGATCCATGGTTTGGGGAGCTTATCAATGGAGCTCCCAAACCCTTTTTGTCAAGAAAATATGTAACCCCAGAAGGAGCTTTCAACTGGTGGAAG taCGTACAGAACGAAGGACGCCCCTACAGTTTCTTCAATACAACAGTGCACAACCTGTTTCAGATTTTTCCACCCACTCCACCTTTTATAGAGTCCAGCCCCAGCCGCTGCATTACTTGTGCTGTGGTGGGGAACTCTGGTAATTTGAAGGGATCACATTATGGAGCTCTGATAGATTATCATGACATTGTAATAAG AATGAACCGTGGCCGTACCAAAGGCTACGAAGAAGATGTTGGGACTAAAACAACTCATCATGTGATGTATCCAGAGAGTGCTATTAATTTGGACAACACCACTCATCTTGTGCTGTTTCCATTCAAGATAAATGATTTGCTGTGGCTCCTCAGAAAATTCACCCCAAG AGAAAACGGTCCTGTGAAGACAATAGCTAACAAGGATTTG GTGATGATCCTCAACCCAGGTTTCATGAAATATGTTCATGAAAATTGGCTGGGAAAGAAGGGCAGGTATCCATCCACTGGCTTTATGACTTTGGCTCTCAGCATGCACATGTGTGATGAG GTCAATGTTTTTGGGTTTGGAGCAGACAGAGATGGAAACTGGAACCACTACTTTGAAGTGCTCAGAAACAAAAACTTCAGAACTGGACCTCATTCTGGAACACATGAATATGACTTTATTCAACAACTACATGAGCGCAAGAAAATCCAGTTGTTTAGAGGATGGTaa